Proteins encoded within one genomic window of Variovorax sp. OAS795:
- the pnp gene encoding polyribonucleotide nucleotidyltransferase: protein MSLFNKVTKSFQWGDKTVVMETGEIARQASGAVVVDIDGTVILATVVASKTAKPGQDFFPLTVDYIEKTYAAGKIPGSFFKREAKPSEHETLTSRLIDRPIRPLFPEGFLNEVHVVIHTLSLNPEVDADIAAMIGVSAALSISGIPFSGPIGAARVGYINGQYVLNPGQTARKDSQMDLVVAGTEAAVLMVESEAQQLSEEIMLGGVVFGHEQAAIAINAIHGLVRDAGKPVWDWQAPAEDEAFVAKVKSLAEEKLRAVYQIRSKQARTQALREANASVMITLKESGEPFDAGKVNDLLFSIESKIVRSQILSGEPRIDGRDTRTVRPIEIRNSVLPRTHGSALFTRGETQGLVITTLGTERDAQRIDALAGEYEDRFLFHYNMPPFATGEVGRMGSTKRREIGHGRLAKRALVAVLPTKEEFPYTIRVVSEITESNGSSSMASVCGGCLSMMDAGVPMKAHVAGIAMGLIKEDNRFAVLTDILGDEDHLGDMDFKVAGTTNGITALQMDIKIQGITKEIMQVALAQAKEARMHILGKMQEAMGEAKTEVSQFAPRLTTLKINPEKIRDVIGKGGAVIRGLQEETGTTINIDEDGTITIASTDPEKAELAKKRIEQITAEVEIGKVYEGPVTKILDFGALINLLPGKDGLLHISQIAHERVEKVTDYLSEGQIVKVKVLETDEKGRVKLSMKALSERPAGMEYQERPPREDRGDRGDRGDRGGERRERSDRGDRGGDRGERAPRFNNEQQPRNEQPQAPVGEQQPQYAPREPQE, encoded by the coding sequence ATGAGCCTCTTCAACAAAGTCACCAAGTCCTTCCAGTGGGGCGACAAGACCGTCGTCATGGAAACCGGTGAAATCGCCCGCCAGGCCAGCGGCGCCGTGGTGGTCGACATCGACGGCACCGTGATCCTCGCCACCGTGGTCGCCTCCAAGACCGCCAAGCCGGGCCAGGATTTCTTCCCGCTGACCGTGGACTACATCGAGAAGACCTACGCCGCGGGCAAGATCCCCGGCAGCTTCTTCAAGCGCGAAGCCAAGCCCAGCGAACACGAAACCCTCACCAGCCGCCTGATCGACCGTCCGATCCGCCCGCTGTTCCCCGAAGGTTTCCTGAACGAAGTGCACGTGGTCATCCACACGCTGTCGCTCAACCCCGAAGTCGATGCCGACATCGCCGCCATGATCGGCGTGAGCGCCGCGCTGTCGATCTCCGGCATTCCGTTCAGCGGCCCGATCGGCGCTGCGCGCGTGGGCTACATCAACGGCCAGTACGTGCTGAATCCGGGCCAGACCGCCCGCAAGGATTCGCAGATGGACCTCGTCGTTGCCGGCACCGAAGCGGCCGTGCTGATGGTCGAATCCGAAGCGCAGCAACTCAGCGAAGAAATCATGCTGGGCGGCGTGGTGTTCGGCCACGAACAGGCCGCCATCGCCATCAACGCGATCCATGGACTCGTGCGCGACGCCGGCAAGCCGGTGTGGGACTGGCAGGCACCGGCCGAAGACGAAGCCTTCGTTGCCAAGGTCAAGAGCCTGGCCGAGGAAAAGCTCCGCGCCGTCTACCAGATCCGCAGCAAGCAGGCCCGCACGCAAGCCCTGCGCGAAGCCAATGCCAGCGTAATGATCACGCTGAAGGAAAGCGGCGAACCCTTCGACGCGGGCAAGGTCAACGACCTGCTGTTCTCGATCGAATCGAAGATCGTCCGCAGCCAGATCCTCTCGGGCGAACCCCGCATCGACGGCCGCGACACGCGCACCGTGCGCCCCATCGAGATCCGCAACTCCGTGCTGCCGCGCACCCACGGCTCGGCGCTGTTCACGCGCGGCGAGACGCAGGGCCTGGTCATCACCACGCTCGGCACCGAGCGTGACGCGCAGCGCATCGACGCGCTGGCCGGCGAGTACGAAGACCGCTTCCTGTTCCACTACAACATGCCTCCCTTCGCCACCGGTGAAGTGGGCCGCATGGGCTCGACCAAGCGCCGCGAAATCGGCCACGGCCGCCTGGCCAAGCGCGCGCTCGTCGCCGTGCTGCCGACCAAGGAAGAATTCCCGTACACCATCCGCGTGGTGTCGGAAATCACCGAGTCGAACGGCTCCTCGTCGATGGCTTCGGTCTGCGGCGGCTGCCTGTCCATGATGGACGCCGGCGTGCCGATGAAGGCCCACGTGGCCGGCATCGCCATGGGCCTCATCAAGGAAGACAACCGCTTTGCGGTGCTGACCGACATCCTGGGCGACGAAGATCACCTGGGCGACATGGACTTCAAGGTGGCCGGCACGACCAACGGCATCACCGCGCTGCAGATGGACATCAAGATCCAGGGCATCACCAAGGAAATCATGCAGGTCGCACTGGCGCAGGCCAAGGAAGCGCGCATGCACATCCTGGGCAAGATGCAGGAAGCGATGGGCGAGGCCAAGACCGAGGTGTCGCAGTTCGCACCGCGCCTGACCACGCTGAAGATCAACCCCGAGAAGATCCGCGACGTGATCGGCAAGGGCGGCGCGGTGATCCGCGGCCTGCAGGAAGAAACCGGCACGACGATCAACATCGACGAAGACGGCACCATCACCATCGCCTCGACCGACCCCGAAAAGGCCGAGCTGGCGAAGAAGCGCATCGAGCAGATCACGGCCGAAGTCGAAATCGGCAAGGTCTACGAAGGCCCGGTCACCAAGATCCTGGACTTCGGCGCGCTGATCAACCTCCTGCCCGGCAAGGACGGCCTGCTGCACATCAGCCAGATCGCGCACGAGCGCGTCGAGAAGGTGACCGACTACCTGAGCGAAGGCCAGATCGTGAAGGTCAAGGTTCTCGAGACGGACGAAAAGGGCCGCGTCAAGCTGTCCATGAAGGCCCTGAGCGAGCGTCCGGCCGGCATGGAGTACCAGGAGCGCCCGCCGCGCGAAGACCGTGGTGACCGTGGTGACCGTGGTGATCGCGGCGGCGAGCGCCGCGAGCGTTCGGACCGCGGCGACCGTGGTGGCGATCGTGGCGAGCGCGCACCGCGCTTCAACAACGAGCAGCAGCCGCGCAACGAGCAGCCGCAGGCGCCCGTGGGCGAGCAGCAGCCGCAGTACGCGCCGCGCGAGCCGCAAGAGTAA
- the rpsO gene encoding 30S ribosomal protein S15, translated as MIAASIKAEVVKDNARAANDTGSPEVQVALLTARINELTPHFKTHAKDHHGRRGLLRMVSRRRKLLDYLKSKDADRYTALIAKLGLRK; from the coding sequence ATGATCGCAGCCTCCATCAAGGCCGAAGTCGTCAAGGACAACGCCCGCGCCGCCAACGACACCGGCAGCCCGGAAGTGCAAGTTGCACTGCTGACCGCCCGTATCAACGAGCTCACCCCCCACTTCAAGACGCACGCCAAGGACCACCATGGCCGCCGCGGCCTGCTGCGCATGGTGAGCCGCCGCCGCAAGCTCCTGGACTACCTCAAGTCCAAGGACGCCGACCGCTACACCGCGCTGATCGCCAAGCTGGGTCTGCGCAAGTAA
- a CDS encoding pyridoxal phosphate-dependent aminotransferase — MREAIHNLEASKIREVANAGLGRDDVLAFWFGESDEVTPEVIRQAAIDSLQRGETFYAHNLGLPELREAIAGYTSQLHPRVDAARIAVTSGGVNALMLAVQALVDAGDEVVAVTPVWPNLTAQPAILGARVRTVSLVPAGGQWTLDLAALRDAVTPKTKLLIVNAPNNPTGWTMTREEQQAVLDHCRETGTWILADEVYERLYFEPTPNGCAPSFLDISRPDDRLVVTHSFSKSFLMTGWRLGWLVLPPALVDGIGKLIEFNTSCASVFTQRAAIAAIAHTAEITPRVVAHLKQCRDTLVPLLAELPGVQVAPAKGGMYAFFRLEGFGDSLDLAKRLVVEAGLGLAPGNAFAPEAQGWLRWCFASKDPQRLVQGVDRLKTWLSRQ; from the coding sequence ATGCGCGAAGCCATCCACAACCTCGAAGCCTCCAAGATCCGCGAGGTTGCCAACGCCGGGCTCGGCCGCGACGACGTGCTCGCCTTCTGGTTCGGCGAAAGCGACGAGGTCACGCCCGAAGTGATCCGCCAGGCGGCCATCGACTCCCTGCAGCGCGGCGAAACCTTCTATGCCCACAACCTCGGGCTGCCCGAGTTGCGCGAGGCGATCGCGGGCTACACCAGCCAGCTGCATCCGAGGGTCGATGCGGCGCGCATCGCCGTCACCTCCGGCGGCGTCAATGCGCTGATGCTCGCGGTGCAGGCGCTGGTCGATGCGGGCGACGAAGTGGTCGCGGTCACGCCGGTGTGGCCCAACCTCACGGCGCAGCCCGCCATCCTCGGTGCCCGGGTGCGCACGGTGTCGCTGGTGCCCGCCGGCGGCCAGTGGACGCTGGACCTGGCCGCGCTGCGAGACGCGGTCACGCCCAAGACGAAGCTCCTGATCGTCAACGCGCCCAACAACCCCACCGGCTGGACCATGACGCGCGAAGAGCAGCAGGCCGTGCTCGACCACTGCCGCGAGACCGGCACCTGGATCCTGGCCGACGAGGTGTACGAGCGCCTCTACTTCGAACCGACGCCCAACGGCTGCGCGCCCAGCTTCCTCGATATTTCCCGGCCCGACGACCGGCTGGTGGTGACGCACAGCTTCTCGAAGAGCTTCCTCATGACCGGCTGGCGCCTGGGATGGCTCGTGCTGCCGCCCGCGCTGGTCGACGGCATCGGCAAGCTGATCGAGTTCAACACTTCCTGCGCCAGCGTCTTCACCCAGCGTGCCGCCATCGCCGCCATCGCGCACACTGCCGAGATCACCCCTCGCGTGGTCGCCCACCTGAAGCAGTGCCGCGACACCCTCGTGCCCCTGCTGGCCGAACTCCCCGGCGTGCAGGTGGCCCCCGCCAAGGGCGGCATGTACGCCTTCTTCCGCCTCGAAGGCTTCGGCGATTCCCTCGACCTCGCCAAGCGCCTGGTCGTCGAAGCCGGCCTCGGCCTCGCCCCCGGCAACGCCTTCGCCCCCGAAGCCCAGGGCTGGCTGCGCTGGTGCTTCGCCTCCAAGGACCCCCAGCGCCTGGTCCAGGGCGTCGACCGCCTGAAAACCTGGCTATCCAGACAGTAA
- a CDS encoding branched-chain amino acid ABC transporter substrate-binding protein — MNPPFIWRRKALKFAALALCAAPFGAQAQTPPAPLRLALIESMSGPFANTGEAVFRNLLWAVERVNARGGIKLPGGARPLQLDRYDSKGQNEEALSALRAAMDDGARIVLQGNSSATAAALVDAIEKNNERDPSRRVIFLNYAAVDPALTNERCSFWHFRFDAHADMRVAALMEVVKDDASLKRAYLIGQDYSFGQAVLRESKRQLGVQRPDVEIVGDELHPMGKVKDFAPYASKILASGAQAVFTGNWGNDLTLLVKAAREAGFNGTFYTFYGNALGAPAAIGDAGIGRVIAVADWLPNVQTAQSEAFYRAFRTRFPKPADDYVHMRMQLLVESLAQSIERAGSADAVAVARALEQADVSLYGQRGRMRAADHQFQQQLVVGVMDKQGKPGVQFDVEGSGYGFRVIKTIAPERAELPTSCKMKRI, encoded by the coding sequence ATGAACCCCCCCTTTATTTGGCGTCGCAAGGCCTTGAAATTTGCCGCGCTGGCGCTATGCGCAGCGCCGTTCGGTGCGCAGGCCCAGACGCCGCCCGCACCCCTCCGCCTCGCATTGATCGAGAGCATGAGCGGCCCGTTCGCCAACACCGGCGAGGCGGTGTTCCGCAACCTGCTGTGGGCCGTGGAGCGCGTGAATGCGCGCGGCGGCATCAAGCTGCCGGGTGGTGCACGGCCGCTGCAGCTCGACCGCTACGACAGCAAGGGACAGAACGAAGAGGCGCTGTCGGCACTGCGCGCGGCCATGGACGACGGCGCGCGCATCGTGCTGCAGGGCAACTCGTCGGCCACCGCCGCGGCCCTGGTCGATGCGATCGAGAAGAACAACGAGCGCGATCCCTCGCGGCGCGTGATCTTCCTCAATTACGCGGCCGTCGATCCGGCGCTCACCAACGAGCGCTGCAGCTTCTGGCACTTCCGCTTCGATGCGCATGCCGACATGCGCGTGGCCGCGCTGATGGAAGTGGTGAAGGACGATGCGTCGCTCAAGCGGGCCTACCTCATCGGCCAGGACTACAGCTTTGGCCAGGCGGTGCTGCGCGAATCGAAGCGCCAGCTGGGCGTGCAGCGGCCCGATGTGGAGATCGTCGGCGACGAACTGCACCCGATGGGCAAGGTGAAGGACTTTGCGCCCTACGCCAGCAAGATCCTGGCGAGCGGCGCACAGGCGGTGTTCACCGGCAACTGGGGCAACGACCTCACGCTGCTGGTGAAGGCGGCGCGCGAGGCCGGCTTCAACGGCACCTTCTACACCTTCTACGGCAACGCCCTGGGCGCGCCCGCGGCCATCGGCGACGCCGGCATCGGCCGCGTGATCGCTGTGGCCGACTGGCTGCCCAATGTGCAGACCGCGCAGTCCGAGGCGTTCTACCGCGCCTTCCGAACGCGCTTTCCCAAACCCGCCGACGACTACGTGCACATGCGCATGCAACTGCTCGTGGAGTCGCTCGCGCAGTCGATCGAACGCGCCGGCAGCGCCGACGCGGTGGCCGTGGCGCGCGCGCTCGAGCAGGCCGACGTGAGCCTCTACGGGCAGCGCGGCCGCATGCGCGCGGCCGACCACCAGTTCCAGCAGCAGCTGGTGGTGGGCGTGATGGACAAGCAGGGCAAGCCCGGCGTGCAGTTCGATGTCGAAGGTTCGGGCTACGGCTTTCGCGTGATCAAGACCATCGCCCCCGAGCGCGCCGAGCTGCCGACCAGCTGCAAAATGAAAAGAATCTAG
- a CDS encoding Hsp20/alpha crystallin family protein, translating into MFFAPTLRTARFAPRSYDRAFERFVNEAFTGAIRSPLVEQDDKSWTLSLDVPGFSREDLSIGIEGAVVRIDSKADAKRQFKAAYELPLDIDVAASEAKLENGVLTLKLGKQVPVSQVSALQIN; encoded by the coding sequence ATGTTTTTCGCCCCCACCCTTCGCACCGCCCGCTTCGCACCCCGTTCGTACGATCGCGCCTTCGAGCGCTTCGTCAACGAAGCCTTCACCGGCGCCATCCGTTCGCCGCTCGTCGAACAGGACGACAAGAGCTGGACGCTCTCGCTCGATGTGCCGGGCTTCTCGCGCGAAGACCTCAGCATCGGCATCGAAGGTGCCGTGGTCCGCATCGACAGCAAGGCCGACGCCAAGCGCCAGTTCAAGGCTGCCTACGAGCTGCCGCTGGACATCGACGTGGCAGCCAGCGAGGCCAAGCTCGAAAATGGCGTGCTCACGCTGAAGCTCGGCAAGCAGGTGCCGGTGAGCCAGGTTTCGGCCCTGCAGATCAACTGA
- a CDS encoding alpha/beta hydrolase-fold protein, with translation MITHFKPAKDNERSDTLLVFLPGAYLKPDEFEREGFISAVRERHLAADSLLVDADVSYYYDQTLSERLHADVIAPQRAKGYKSIWLVGISIGGFGALVHELSRPGSVDGIVALAPYLGRRVLGAEIHKAGGLRTWQAPTGPQPDEEVDRKLWPWFQQYLQPQQAQKLPQLYLGFGLDDRFASNHKLLADALPEGRVFTTEGGHDWPQWRQLWRNMLDVLPVPSLARSPRPAARRSPARLSRMPSAKPWAIAA, from the coding sequence ATGATCACGCACTTCAAGCCAGCCAAGGACAATGAACGGTCCGACACCCTCCTGGTCTTCCTGCCTGGCGCATACCTGAAACCCGACGAATTCGAGCGCGAAGGCTTCATCAGCGCCGTGCGGGAGCGCCACCTGGCAGCCGACTCGCTGCTGGTGGACGCGGACGTTTCCTACTACTACGACCAGACGCTCAGCGAACGCCTGCATGCCGACGTCATCGCGCCGCAACGTGCCAAGGGCTACAAGTCGATCTGGCTCGTGGGCATTTCGATCGGCGGCTTCGGCGCGCTGGTCCACGAACTGTCGCGGCCGGGCTCGGTCGACGGCATCGTGGCGCTGGCCCCGTATTTGGGGCGCCGCGTCCTGGGCGCCGAGATCCACAAGGCCGGCGGCCTGCGCACGTGGCAGGCTCCCACCGGGCCCCAGCCCGACGAGGAAGTCGACCGCAAGCTGTGGCCCTGGTTCCAGCAATACCTGCAACCCCAGCAAGCCCAGAAGCTGCCGCAGCTCTATCTCGGCTTTGGCCTGGACGACCGCTTTGCCAGCAACCACAAGCTGCTGGCCGATGCCTTGCCCGAAGGACGCGTCTTCACGACCGAAGGCGGCCACGACTGGCCGCAATGGCGCCAGCTGTGGCGCAACATGCTCGACGTGCTGCCCGTGCCTTCGCTCGCCCGCTCGCCCCGCCCCGCTGCTAGGCGCTCGCCTGCAAGGCTGTCCCGGATGCCATCAGCGAAGCCATGGGCCATCGCGGCTTGA
- the tsaD gene encoding tRNA (adenosine(37)-N6)-threonylcarbamoyltransferase complex transferase subunit TsaD: protein MLLLGIESSCDETGVALVESRGSALPLLRAHALHSQIAMHQAYGGVVPELASRDHIRRVLPLTEAVMAEAGRSLAEIDVVAYTRGPGLAGALLVGAGVACALGAALGKPVLGVHHLEGHLLSPFLSADPPEFPFVALLVSGGHTQLMRVDGVGRYALLGETIDDAAGEAFDKSAKLMGLPYPGGPWLAKLAEEGNATAFKLPRPLLHSGDLDFSFAGLKTAVLTQAKKLGAGLEANKADLAASTQAAIVEVLLKKSMAALEQTGLQRLVVAGGVGANRSLREQLNAACARRGVRVHYPELHLCTDNGAMIAMAAAMRLQSGLAEASERYAFDVKPRWPMASLMASGTALQASA, encoded by the coding sequence ATGCTCTTGTTGGGAATCGAATCCTCCTGCGACGAGACCGGCGTGGCGCTGGTGGAGTCGCGCGGCAGCGCGCTGCCGCTGCTGCGCGCGCACGCGCTGCACAGCCAGATCGCCATGCACCAGGCCTACGGGGGCGTGGTGCCGGAGCTGGCCAGCCGCGACCACATCCGCCGCGTGCTGCCGCTGACCGAAGCGGTGATGGCCGAGGCGGGACGCTCGCTGGCCGAGATCGACGTGGTCGCCTATACGCGCGGGCCCGGGCTCGCCGGCGCCTTGCTGGTGGGCGCGGGGGTGGCGTGCGCATTGGGCGCGGCGCTCGGCAAGCCGGTGCTGGGGGTGCATCACCTCGAAGGCCACCTGCTGTCGCCGTTCCTGAGCGCAGACCCGCCGGAGTTCCCGTTCGTGGCGCTGCTGGTGTCGGGTGGACATACGCAGCTGATGCGGGTTGACGGCGTCGGGCGCTATGCGCTGCTGGGCGAAACCATCGACGATGCGGCCGGCGAGGCCTTCGACAAGAGCGCCAAGCTCATGGGCCTGCCGTATCCCGGCGGCCCCTGGCTCGCCAAGCTGGCCGAAGAGGGCAATGCCACCGCCTTCAAGCTGCCGCGCCCGCTGCTGCACAGCGGCGACCTGGACTTTTCGTTCGCAGGGCTCAAGACCGCGGTGCTGACGCAAGCCAAGAAGCTCGGCGCCGGACTCGAGGCGAACAAGGCCGACCTTGCGGCATCGACGCAGGCGGCGATCGTCGAGGTGCTGCTGAAGAAGTCGATGGCGGCACTCGAGCAAACCGGCCTCCAGCGGCTGGTGGTGGCCGGCGGGGTTGGGGCGAACCGCAGCCTGCGCGAGCAGCTGAACGCCGCCTGCGCCAGGCGCGGCGTGCGCGTGCACTATCCGGAACTGCACCTGTGCACGGACAACGGCGCCATGATCGCCATGGCGGCCGCGATGCGGCTGCAATCAGGGCTGGCCGAGGCCAGCGAACGCTATGCCTTCGACGTCAAGCCGCGATGGCCCATGGCTTCGCTGATGGCATCCGGGACAGCCTTGCAGGCGAGCGCCTAG
- a CDS encoding nitrate- and nitrite sensing domain-containing protein yields the protein MKSGLSYLIAARKCEIDELDQLARTSDLVVLIARLVHALQRERGMSNVFLASRGVRFAGQRDPQIAECQALEQAVRAGFDQLETEARPGTTAGNSARLFSRIAWVLPGLDGLPALRGRVGALELTPAQATAAFAKLVAGLLAVVFEAADGATDPEISRLLVAMFNFMQGKEFAGQERAFGAASLAVGRRDEAQRQQWLHLIELQERCFQVFIDFSSSGVLALWHQGQSDVATAEIERMRRISVSSAQAASAAVPDPRLSQDWFDSCTRRIDAMKSVEDRLAADLRALCARKTTEARSELQQYEEVLGTLAPQAEGAAFFDDTGTQATEPAPYGRHLERSVLDMVQEQSHRLQAMSDELETVRASLNERKLVERAKGLLMAHRRMTEAEAHKMLLQTAMNQKRRLVDVAESMLAMADYLPLAETPQR from the coding sequence ATGAAATCCGGACTGAGTTATCTGATCGCCGCCCGAAAGTGCGAAATCGACGAGCTGGACCAGCTCGCGCGCACCAGCGACCTGGTGGTCCTGATCGCACGCCTGGTGCATGCGCTCCAGCGGGAACGCGGCATGTCCAACGTGTTCCTGGCCTCGCGCGGCGTCCGCTTCGCCGGCCAGCGCGATCCGCAGATCGCCGAATGCCAGGCGCTCGAACAGGCGGTGCGCGCGGGGTTCGACCAGCTCGAGACCGAGGCGCGCCCGGGCACCACCGCGGGCAACAGCGCCCGCCTCTTCAGCCGCATCGCCTGGGTGCTGCCGGGGCTCGATGGGCTGCCGGCCTTGCGCGGCCGCGTCGGCGCGCTCGAACTGACGCCCGCGCAGGCCACGGCCGCTTTCGCGAAGCTCGTCGCAGGCTTGCTGGCCGTGGTGTTCGAGGCGGCCGATGGCGCCACCGATCCCGAGATCTCGCGCCTCCTGGTCGCGATGTTCAATTTCATGCAGGGCAAGGAGTTCGCGGGCCAGGAGCGCGCGTTCGGCGCCGCCTCGCTGGCCGTGGGCCGGCGCGACGAGGCGCAGCGCCAGCAATGGCTGCATCTCATCGAGCTGCAGGAGCGCTGCTTCCAGGTCTTCATCGATTTTTCGAGCAGCGGCGTGCTGGCGCTCTGGCACCAGGGCCAGTCAGACGTTGCGACGGCGGAGATCGAACGCATGCGCCGCATCAGCGTGAGCTCGGCGCAAGCGGCTTCCGCGGCCGTGCCCGACCCGCGGTTGAGCCAGGACTGGTTCGACAGCTGTACGCGCCGCATCGACGCCATGAAGTCCGTCGAGGACCGCCTGGCCGCCGACCTGCGCGCGCTCTGCGCGCGCAAGACCACCGAGGCGCGCAGCGAGTTGCAACAGTACGAGGAAGTGCTGGGCACGCTGGCGCCGCAAGCCGAAGGCGCGGCCTTCTTCGACGACACCGGCACCCAGGCGACGGAGCCCGCGCCCTACGGCCGGCACCTGGAGCGCTCGGTGCTCGACATGGTCCAGGAGCAATCGCACCGACTGCAGGCCATGAGCGACGAACTCGAAACCGTGCGCGCCTCGCTCAACGAGCGCAAGCTGGTCGAGCGCGCCAAGGGCCTCCTGATGGCGCACCGGCGCATGACCGAGGCAGAGGCCCACAAGATGCTGCTGCAGACGGCCATGAACCAGAAGCGCCGGCTCGTCGACGTGGCCGAGTCGATGCTCGCCATGGCCGACTACCTGCCCCTGGCCGAGACGCCGCAGCGCTGA
- a CDS encoding CmpA/NrtA family ABC transporter substrate-binding protein, producing the protein MTDLLKTRLSRRRVLQAAAIGAVGIDPALRAAVWAQGSDKPEKEEVKIGFIPLTDCASVVMASVLGIDKKYGVKIVPSKEASWAGVRDKLSNGDLDMAHVLYGLVYGMHLGLSGPKKDMAVLMTLNNNGQAITLSKKLADKGAVDAASLAKLIATEKREYTFAQTFPTGTHAMWLYYWLASAGIDPFKDVKNITVPPPQMVANMRVGNMDGYCVGEPWGQRAIMDGIGVTAITTQDIWKDHPEKVLGTTGDFVKKYPNTARAVTAAIIEAGKWIDTGLQNKNKMAETIADKSYVNTSVDAINQRILGRYVNGMGKSWDDPNHMKFYNGGAVSFPYLSDGMWFLTQHKRWGLLKEHPDYLKVATEINRIDIYKQAAAATQTPVPKDPMRSSKLFDGTVWDGKDPKKYADSFKLHV; encoded by the coding sequence ATGACCGATCTGCTGAAAACCCGCCTCAGCCGCCGCCGCGTACTGCAAGCCGCCGCCATCGGCGCCGTGGGGATCGATCCCGCCCTGCGCGCCGCCGTCTGGGCCCAGGGCTCCGACAAGCCGGAGAAGGAGGAAGTGAAGATCGGCTTCATCCCGCTGACCGACTGCGCCAGCGTGGTGATGGCCTCGGTGCTCGGCATCGACAAGAAATACGGCGTGAAGATCGTGCCCAGCAAGGAGGCCAGCTGGGCCGGCGTGCGCGACAAGCTCTCCAACGGCGACCTGGACATGGCGCACGTGCTCTATGGCCTGGTCTACGGCATGCACCTGGGCCTGAGCGGTCCCAAGAAGGACATGGCCGTGCTCATGACCCTCAACAACAACGGCCAGGCCATCACGCTGTCGAAGAAGCTCGCCGACAAGGGCGCGGTGGACGCCGCCTCGCTCGCCAAGCTCATCGCCACCGAGAAGCGCGAATACACCTTTGCCCAGACCTTCCCCACCGGCACGCACGCCATGTGGCTCTACTACTGGCTCGCCTCGGCCGGCATCGACCCGTTCAAGGACGTCAAGAACATCACGGTGCCGCCTCCGCAGATGGTGGCGAACATGCGCGTGGGCAACATGGACGGCTACTGCGTCGGCGAGCCTTGGGGCCAGCGCGCGATCATGGACGGCATCGGCGTGACGGCCATCACCACGCAGGACATCTGGAAGGACCATCCCGAGAAGGTGCTCGGCACCACGGGCGACTTCGTCAAGAAGTACCCCAACACCGCGCGCGCCGTCACCGCGGCCATCATCGAGGCCGGCAAGTGGATCGACACGGGGCTGCAGAACAAGAACAAGATGGCCGAGACCATCGCCGACAAGAGCTACGTCAACACCAGCGTGGACGCCATCAACCAGCGCATCCTGGGCCGCTACGTCAACGGCATGGGCAAGAGCTGGGACGACCCCAACCACATGAAGTTCTACAACGGCGGCGCGGTGAGCTTCCCGTACCTGTCGGACGGCATGTGGTTCCTCACGCAGCACAAGCGCTGGGGCCTGCTCAAGGAACATCCGGACTACCTCAAGGTGGCCACCGAGATCAACCGCATCGACATCTACAAGCAGGCCGCCGCCGCCACCCAGACCCCCGTGCCCAAGGACCCGATGCGCAGCAGCAAGCTGTTCGACGGCACCGTGTGGGACGGCAAGGACCCGAAGAAGTACGCCGATTCGTTCAAGCTGCACGTCTGA